One genomic segment of Ricinus communis isolate WT05 ecotype wild-type chromosome 3, ASM1957865v1, whole genome shotgun sequence includes these proteins:
- the LOC8262634 gene encoding cinnamoyl-CoA reductase 1 isoform X1 — MATQNKKEAVCVTGANGFIGSWLIQTLLQHGYTTIHASIYPASDPSHLFHLISSSSHGDIINLKLYEADLLDYDAICKAVEGCQGVFHVASPCTLEEPKDPEKELVLPAVQGTINVLEAARKFKVRRVVLTSSISALVPNPNWPAGKVFDESSWTDLDYCKSRQKWYPVSKSLAEKAAWEFAEKHGMDVVAIHPSTCIGPLLQPSLNASSAVLQQLLEGSKDTQEYHWLGAVHVKDLAKAQVLLFEAPSASGRYLCTNGIYQFGDFADRVSKLFPEFPVHSFIGETQPGLTTCKDAAKRLIELGLVFTPVEDAVGESVESLQAKGFLKHKTSES; from the exons ATGGCAACccaaaacaagaaagaagCAGTTTGCGTGACAGGAGCCAATGGGTTCATAGGCTCATGGCTTATACAGACCCTTTTACAACACGGCTACACTACCATCCACGCCTCTATCTACCCGGCCTCCGACCCTTCTCACCTCTTCCAcctcatttcttcttcttctcacGGTGACATCATCAACCTCAAGCTCTACGAAGCAGACCTGCTTGACTACGACGCCATATGTAAGGCTGTAGAGGGTTGTCAAGGGGTTTTCCACGTGGCGTCTCCTTGTACCTTGGAAGAGCCTAAAGATCCAGAGAAGGAACTTGTATTGCCTGCTGTTCAGGGTACTATTAATGTTCTTGAAGCTGCTCGTAAGTTTAAGGTTAGGCGCGTTGTTCTCACGTCTTCTATTTCTgccttggttcctaatcctaaCTGGCCTGCTGGTAAGGTGTTTGACGAATCTTCTTGGACTGACTTGGATTACTGCAAGTCTAGACAG AAATGGTATCCGGTCTCAAAGTCACTTGCTGAGAAAGCAGCATGGGAATTTGCAGAGAAGCATGGAATGGATGTGGTGGCAATTCATCCTTCCACGTGTATAGGTCCACTGTTGCAGCCTAGTTTAAATGCTAGCTCTGCTGTGTTACAGCAATTGTTAGAGGGGTCTAAAGACACTCAAGAATATCACTGGTTAGGAGCTGTGCATGTCAAAGATTTGGCAAAGGCACAAGTTTTGCTGTTTGAGGCTCCTTCTGCTTCTGGTAGATATCTTTGCACCAATGGTATTTATCAGTTTGGTGATTTTGCTGACAGAGTATCCAAGCTCTTCCCTGAGTTTCCTGTTCACAG CTTTATTGGAGAAACTCAACCAGGTCTGACAACTTGCAAAGATGCTGCAAAGAGATTAATTGAACTGGGGCTAGTCTTCACTCCTGTTGAAGATGCTGTTGGGGAGTCGGTCGAAAGTCTGCAAGCTAAAGGCTTCCTGAAACACAAGACATCAGAGTCTTAG
- the LOC8262634 gene encoding cinnamoyl-CoA reductase 1 isoform X2, protein MATQNKKEAVCVTGANGFIGSWLIQTLLQHGYTTIHASIYPASDPSHLFHLISSSSHGDIINLKLYEADLLDYDAICKAVEGCQGVFHVASPCTLEEPKDPEKELVLPAVQGTINVLEAARKFKVRRVVLTSSISALVPNPNWPAGKVFDESSWTDLDYCKSRQKWYPVSKSLAEKAAWEFAEKHGMDVVAIHPSTCIGPLLQPSLNASSAVLQQLLEGSKDTQEYHWLGAVHVKDLAKAQVLLFEAPSASGRYLCTNGIYQFGDFADRVSKLFPEFPVHRSDNLQRCCKEIN, encoded by the exons ATGGCAACccaaaacaagaaagaagCAGTTTGCGTGACAGGAGCCAATGGGTTCATAGGCTCATGGCTTATACAGACCCTTTTACAACACGGCTACACTACCATCCACGCCTCTATCTACCCGGCCTCCGACCCTTCTCACCTCTTCCAcctcatttcttcttcttctcacGGTGACATCATCAACCTCAAGCTCTACGAAGCAGACCTGCTTGACTACGACGCCATATGTAAGGCTGTAGAGGGTTGTCAAGGGGTTTTCCACGTGGCGTCTCCTTGTACCTTGGAAGAGCCTAAAGATCCAGAGAAGGAACTTGTATTGCCTGCTGTTCAGGGTACTATTAATGTTCTTGAAGCTGCTCGTAAGTTTAAGGTTAGGCGCGTTGTTCTCACGTCTTCTATTTCTgccttggttcctaatcctaaCTGGCCTGCTGGTAAGGTGTTTGACGAATCTTCTTGGACTGACTTGGATTACTGCAAGTCTAGACAG AAATGGTATCCGGTCTCAAAGTCACTTGCTGAGAAAGCAGCATGGGAATTTGCAGAGAAGCATGGAATGGATGTGGTGGCAATTCATCCTTCCACGTGTATAGGTCCACTGTTGCAGCCTAGTTTAAATGCTAGCTCTGCTGTGTTACAGCAATTGTTAGAGGGGTCTAAAGACACTCAAGAATATCACTGGTTAGGAGCTGTGCATGTCAAAGATTTGGCAAAGGCACAAGTTTTGCTGTTTGAGGCTCCTTCTGCTTCTGGTAGATATCTTTGCACCAATGGTATTTATCAGTTTGGTGATTTTGCTGACAGAGTATCCAAGCTCTTCCCTGAGTTTCCTGTTCACAG GTCTGACAACTTGCAAAGATGCTGCAAAGAGATTAATTGA
- the LOC8262634 gene encoding cinnamoyl-CoA reductase 1 isoform X3 encodes MATQNKKEAVCVTGANGFIGSWLIQTLLQHGYTTIHASIYPASDPSHLFHLISSSSHGDIINLKLYEADLLDYDAICKAVEGCQGVFHVASPCTLEEPKDPEKELVLPAVQGTINVLEAARKFKVRRVVLTSSISALVPNPNWPAGKVFDESSWTDLDYCKSRQKWYPVSKSLAEKAAWEFAEKHGMDVVAIHPSTCIGPLLQPSLNASSAVLQQLLEGSKDTQEYHWLGAVHVKDLAKAQVLLFEAPSASGRYLCTNGIYQFGDFADRVSKLFPEFPVHSACT; translated from the exons ATGGCAACccaaaacaagaaagaagCAGTTTGCGTGACAGGAGCCAATGGGTTCATAGGCTCATGGCTTATACAGACCCTTTTACAACACGGCTACACTACCATCCACGCCTCTATCTACCCGGCCTCCGACCCTTCTCACCTCTTCCAcctcatttcttcttcttctcacGGTGACATCATCAACCTCAAGCTCTACGAAGCAGACCTGCTTGACTACGACGCCATATGTAAGGCTGTAGAGGGTTGTCAAGGGGTTTTCCACGTGGCGTCTCCTTGTACCTTGGAAGAGCCTAAAGATCCAGAGAAGGAACTTGTATTGCCTGCTGTTCAGGGTACTATTAATGTTCTTGAAGCTGCTCGTAAGTTTAAGGTTAGGCGCGTTGTTCTCACGTCTTCTATTTCTgccttggttcctaatcctaaCTGGCCTGCTGGTAAGGTGTTTGACGAATCTTCTTGGACTGACTTGGATTACTGCAAGTCTAGACAG AAATGGTATCCGGTCTCAAAGTCACTTGCTGAGAAAGCAGCATGGGAATTTGCAGAGAAGCATGGAATGGATGTGGTGGCAATTCATCCTTCCACGTGTATAGGTCCACTGTTGCAGCCTAGTTTAAATGCTAGCTCTGCTGTGTTACAGCAATTGTTAGAGGGGTCTAAAGACACTCAAGAATATCACTGGTTAGGAGCTGTGCATGTCAAAGATTTGGCAAAGGCACAAGTTTTGCTGTTTGAGGCTCCTTCTGCTTCTGGTAGATATCTTTGCACCAATGGTATTTATCAGTTTGGTGATTTTGCTGACAGAGTATCCAAGCTCTTCCCTGAGTTTCCTGTTCACAG TGCATGTACTTAG
- the LOC8262633 gene encoding uncharacterized protein LOC8262633 isoform X1 has translation MKTLRLPDYPCMGHGSSGYCSYSRSNRNTYYKIVIVMGKNKKPRSPSPKDPEPAPPRITSNLKQNLQFLKLWKEFQKRKSSTPKPATSYRKKKVQKEDLPEDTELYRDPTLSLYYTNQVIDDAVPVLLVDGYNVCGYWPKLKKHFMNGRLDIARQKLIDELITFSMLREVKVVAVFDAMMSGLPTHKETFIGIDVVFSGESCADAWIEKEVVALREDGCPKVWVVTSDRMQQHAAHGAGAFVWSSKALVSEIKASHKEVEMMLQEQRPTSFQGRLLKHNLDSEVVDALKDLRNKLAENESKRR, from the exons ATGAAAACGTTGAGATTACCAGATTATCCTTGTATGGGTCATGGTAGTAGTGGATATTGTTCATATTCCAGAAGCAACAGGAACACCTACTACAAGATTGTTATAGTAATGGGAAAGAACAAGAAGCCCCGCTCTCCTTCTCCTAAG GACCCGGAGCCAGCTCCTCCAAGAATTACATCAAACCTCAAGCAGAACTTGCAATTTTTGAAGCTATGGAAG GAATTCCAAAAGAGGAAGTCTAGCACACCTAAGCCTGCTACCAGTTATCGCAAAAAGAAGGTCCAGAAGGAGGACCTTCCAGAAGATACAGAGCTCTATCGTGATCCTACCTTGTCTCTCTACTA TACAAACCAGGTTATAGACGATGCTGTCCCTGTCTTGCTTGTTGATGGGTATAATGTATGTGGCTATTGGCCAAAGCTGAAGAAGCATTTTATGAATGGAAGACTTGATATTGCCCgacaaaaattaattgatgaaCTTATAACATTCAGTATGCTTCGag AGGTGAAAGTGGTAGCTGTCTTTGATGCCATGATGTCAGGGCTTCCCACACACAAGGAAACTTTTATTGG CATAGATGTGGTTTTCTCAGGGGAGTCATGTGCTGATGCGTGGATTGAGAAAGAG GTTGTAGCCTTGAGGGAAGATGGCTGCCCCAAAGTGTGGGTCGTGACTTCTGATCGTATGCAACAACATGCAGCACATGGAGCA GGAGCTTTTGTATGGAGTAGCAAGGCTTTGGTTTCTGAA ATTAAGGCATCACACAAGGAGGTGGAGATGATGCTTCAAGAACAAAG GCCCACTTCTTTCCAAGGCAGATTGTTAAAGCACAATCTAGATTCTGAAGTTGTAGATGCTCTCAAGGATCTGAGGAATAAGCTAGCTGAGAATGAGTCAAAAAGAAGGTGA
- the LOC8262633 gene encoding uncharacterized protein YacP isoform X2: MEDPVCRNSKRGSLAHLSLLPVIAKRRSRRRTFQKIQSSIVILPCLSTSNNLFQVIDDAVPVLLVDGYNVCGYWPKLKKHFMNGRLDIARQKLIDELITFSMLREVKVVAVFDAMMSGLPTHKETFIGIDVVFSGESCADAWIEKEVVALREDGCPKVWVVTSDRMQQHAAHGAGAFVWSSKALVSEIKASHKEVEMMLQEQRPTSFQGRLLKHNLDSEVVDALKDLRNKLAENESKRR, encoded by the exons ATGGAAG ATCCTGTATGTAGGAATTCCAAAAGAGGAAGTCTAGCACACCTAAGCCTGCTACCAGTTATCGCAAAAAGAAGGTCCAGAAGGAGGACCTTCCAGAAGATACAGAGCTCTATCGTGATCCTACCTTGTCTCTCTACTAGTAATAATCTTTTCCAG GTTATAGACGATGCTGTCCCTGTCTTGCTTGTTGATGGGTATAATGTATGTGGCTATTGGCCAAAGCTGAAGAAGCATTTTATGAATGGAAGACTTGATATTGCCCgacaaaaattaattgatgaaCTTATAACATTCAGTATGCTTCGag AGGTGAAAGTGGTAGCTGTCTTTGATGCCATGATGTCAGGGCTTCCCACACACAAGGAAACTTTTATTGG CATAGATGTGGTTTTCTCAGGGGAGTCATGTGCTGATGCGTGGATTGAGAAAGAG GTTGTAGCCTTGAGGGAAGATGGCTGCCCCAAAGTGTGGGTCGTGACTTCTGATCGTATGCAACAACATGCAGCACATGGAGCA GGAGCTTTTGTATGGAGTAGCAAGGCTTTGGTTTCTGAA ATTAAGGCATCACACAAGGAGGTGGAGATGATGCTTCAAGAACAAAG GCCCACTTCTTTCCAAGGCAGATTGTTAAAGCACAATCTAGATTCTGAAGTTGTAGATGCTCTCAAGGATCTGAGGAATAAGCTAGCTGAGAATGAGTCAAAAAGAAGGTGA